From a region of the Salvelinus fontinalis isolate EN_2023a chromosome 13, ASM2944872v1, whole genome shotgun sequence genome:
- the LOC129869038 gene encoding kinesin-like protein KIF20A isoform X3: MARSITQQVVMALSMASPCGVLSNEEDGMAVFESTAADIGGRLNGVTLPELSIISPGLEHRPSIREKTLVKPGVARKGNGDEGSTDRVKVFLRIRPLTEGEKERGEEQGCVCVQDEESLMLKAPKDSQNMKCAERGVAQSVHKFSYSRIFGPETTQQDFYESTMKEMVRDVLRGESRLLYTYGVTNSGKTYTVQGVGREAGLLPRALVSVFRKLQGRLYGAMDLKPVLYREVRQLNAGEVRAEEIRRDSLLKEEGGMTSRMRDGTSTWDSGIGGLSITSHIATQLEDSDNSVFLEPDSLSHSGGEDLEEGVQFSVWVAFYEIYNEFLYDLLEAPPSLQPKKRATLRLSDDKQGNPYVKDLTWVQVRSAEEAWRVLRAGRRNQSFASTHLNHNSSRSHSIFSTRILHVHPEADQGQATLVSELSVCDLAGSERCKDQRNGERMKEANNINTSLHTLGRCIAALRHNQNNKPRAPQVVPFRDCKLTRVLQGFFCGHGRSSMVVNINPCASTYDETLQALKFSAIATQLVHGPPTKTRVAYILSLLREPQPHSDDTTLMEDNEDSDGEEGDITMFDSDALLRAIEVLKREVQRQREEKEVLEANIREQVFSEMMEVISGMEKDFSQTLETERALLEERFEDKINNLQKSLKRYYNQEIEERDEQIVALNAALEKGGVALAEPAPLPLFPPMALGGVSEGPAPRRSQRLASTTTGELSRVQAELLEKKQELRCFQGQRTPPEPSDALTNTANRKLVEGQKNLRQLRLDLQKLGLNLQSGERACCRNTDGERLRHALAAADGTLAKQV; this comes from the exons ATGGCTAGATCGA TCACCCAACAGGTTGTTATGGCATTATCTATGGCGTCTCCGTGTGGAGTCCTGTCTAACGAGGAAGATGGCATGGCTGTGTTTGAATCCACGGCAGCTGACATCGGAGGCCGACTGAACGGGGTCACTCTGCCTGAGCTCTCCATCATCTCCCCGGGGCTAGAACATCGGCCATCCATCAGAGAG AAAACGTTGGTGAAGCCTGGAGTGGCCAGAAAAGGCAACGGTGACGAGGGGAGCACTGACAGAGTGAAGGTGTTTCTGCGTATCCGCCCTCTGAccgagggagagaaggaaagaggagaggaacag ggctgtgtgtgtgtgcaagatgAAGAGAGCCTGATGCTCAAAGCCCCCAAAGACTCCCAGAACATGAAGTGTGCAGAGAGGGGAGTCGCCCAGAGCGTGCACAAATTCAGCTACTCACGG ATCTTTGGCCCGGAGACCACACAACAGGATTTCTATGAGAGCACAATGAAGGAGATGGTGAGAGACGTGCTTCGTGGAGAGAGCCGTCTCCTCTACACATACGGCGTCACCAACTCTGGCAAGACCTACACCGTTCAGG GAGTGGGTCGAGAGGCAGGCCTCCTTCCCAGAGCCCTGGTGTCTGTGTTCAGGAAGCTGCAGGGCCGCCTCTACGGGGCCATGGACCTCAAGCCTGTCCTCTACCGGGAGGTACGCCAGCTGAACGCCGGTGAGGTCCGGGCTGAGGAGATCCGCAGAGACTCTCTGCTCAAAGAG GAGGGTGGCATGACTTCTCGGATGCGTGACGGCACCAGTACCTGGGACAGCGGCATCGGTGGACTCTCCATAACCAGCCACATCGCCACCCAGCTAGAAG ACTCAGACAACAGTGTGTTTCTGGAACCCGACAGCCTGTCCCACAGTGGAGGGGAGGACCTGGAGGAGGGAGTGCAGTTCTCTGTGTGGGTGGCCTTCTATGAGATCTACAACGAATTCCTGTACGACCTGCTGGAGGCTCCGCCCTCCCTGCAGCCCAAGAAGAGGGCCACTCTGCGGCTGAGTGACGACAAGCAGGGGAACCCTTACGtgaaag acctcacctgGGTGCAGGTCCGCAGTGCAGAGGAGGCTTGGAGAGTGCTCAGGGCTGGCCGGAGGAACCAGAGCTTTGCCAGCACTCACCTCAACCACAACTCCAGCCGCAGCCACAGCATCTTCTCCACCCGGATCCTGCACGTCCACCCAGAGGCTGACCAGGGCCAGGCCACACTCGTCAGCGA GCTGTCTGTCTGCGACCTGGCTGGCTCAGAGCGTTGTAAAGACCAGCGCAATGGGGAGCGGATGAAGGAGGCCAACAATATCAACACCTCCCTCCACACCCTGGGCCGCTGTATCGCTGCTCTGAGGCACAACCAGAACAACAA GCCTCGAGCCCCTCAGGTGGTGCCGTTCAGAGACTGTAAACTGACCCGAGTGCTCCAGGGCTTCTTCTGCGGCCACGGGCGCTCCAGTATGGTGGTCAACATCAACCCCTGTGCTTCGACCTACGACGAGACCCTCCAGGCCCTCAAGTTCTCTGCCATCGCCACACAG ctggtccaTGGGCCGCCGACTAAGACCCGGGTGGCCTACATCCTGTCCCTGCTGCGGGAGCCCCAGCCTCACTCCGATGACACCACTCTGATGGAGGACAACGAGGACAGTGATGGTGAAGAGGGGGACATCACCATGTTCGATTCAGAT GCTCTGCTGCGGGCCATCGAGGTGCTGAAGAGGGAGGTGCAGCGGCagcgggaggagaaggaggtgctGGAGGCCAACATCAGGGAGCAGGTGTTCTCTGAGATGATGGAGGTCATCTCTGGCATGGAGAAGGACTTCAGCCAGAccctagagacagagagggctctgttggaggagaggtttgagGACAAGATCAACAACCTTCAGAAAAGTCTCAAGAGATACTACAACCAGGAAATCGAG GAGCGTGATGAACAGATAGTGGCTCTGAATGCTGCCTTGGAGAAGGGAGGGGTAGCGCTAGCAGAGCCAGccccccttcccctcttcccACCCATGGCCCTGGGAGGAGTCTCGGAGGGGCCCGCCCCCCGTCGCTCCCAGCGCCTGGCCTCCACAACCACAGGAGAGCTGAGCAGAGTGCAGGCTGAGCTGCTGGAGAAAAAACAAG AGCTGAGGTGTTTCCAGGGGCAGCGCACACCACCAGAGCCCTCAGACGCCCTGACCAACACTGCCAACCGCAAGCTGGTGGAGGGCCAAAAG AACCTGCGTCAGTTGCGTCTGGACCTGCAGAAGCTGGGTTTGAACCTGCAGTCTGGAGAGAGGGCATGCTGCCGCAACACAGACGGGGAGAGGCTGCGCCATGCGCTCGCAGCTGCAGACGGCACGCTGGCCAAACAG GTTTAA
- the LOC129869038 gene encoding kinesin-like protein KIF20A isoform X2, translated as MALSMASPCGVLSNEEDGMAVFESTAADIGGRLNGVTLPELSIISPGLEHRPSIREKTLVKPGVARKGNGDEGSTDRVKVFLRIRPLTEGEKERGEEQGCVCVQDEESLMLKAPKDSQNMKCAERGVAQSVHKFSYSRIFGPETTQQDFYESTMKEMVRDVLRGESRLLYTYGVTNSGKTYTVQGVGREAGLLPRALVSVFRKLQGRLYGAMDLKPVLYREVRQLNAGEVRAEEIRRDSLLKEEGGMTSRMRDGTSTWDSGIGGLSITSHIATQLEDSDNSVFLEPDSLSHSGGEDLEEGVQFSVWVAFYEIYNEFLYDLLEAPPSLQPKKRATLRLSDDKQGNPYVKDLTWVQVRSAEEAWRVLRAGRRNQSFASTHLNHNSSRSHSIFSTRILHVHPEADQGQATLVSELSVCDLAGSERCKDQRNGERMKEANNINTSLHTLGRCIAALRHNQNNKPRAPQVVPFRDCKLTRVLQGFFCGHGRSSMVVNINPCASTYDETLQALKFSAIATQLVHGPPTKTRVAYILSLLREPQPHSDDTTLMEDNEDSDGEEGDITMFDSDALLRAIEVLKREVQRQREEKEVLEANIREQVFSEMMEVISGMEKDFSQTLETERALLEERFEDKINNLQKSLKRYYNQEIEERDEQIVALNAALEKGGVALAEPAPLPLFPPMALGGVSEGPAPRRSQRLASTTTGELSRVQAELLEKKQELRCFQGQRTPPEPSDALTNTANRKLVEGQKNLRQLRLDLQKLGLNLQSGERACCRNTDGERLRHALAAADGTLAKQDQTLVELQNGLLLVKADLRRKAECLAQMQMPPSASATPGSCKKRGCGAGAAAGNTENQPPEKRPFFLSFFPQRTPSRNKQGRREDQTTRHSRILCSHLTPSSSPCPSGRYRVTKC; from the exons ATGGCATTATCTATGGCGTCTCCGTGTGGAGTCCTGTCTAACGAGGAAGATGGCATGGCTGTGTTTGAATCCACGGCAGCTGACATCGGAGGCCGACTGAACGGGGTCACTCTGCCTGAGCTCTCCATCATCTCCCCGGGGCTAGAACATCGGCCATCCATCAGAGAG AAAACGTTGGTGAAGCCTGGAGTGGCCAGAAAAGGCAACGGTGACGAGGGGAGCACTGACAGAGTGAAGGTGTTTCTGCGTATCCGCCCTCTGAccgagggagagaaggaaagaggagaggaacag ggctgtgtgtgtgtgcaagatgAAGAGAGCCTGATGCTCAAAGCCCCCAAAGACTCCCAGAACATGAAGTGTGCAGAGAGGGGAGTCGCCCAGAGCGTGCACAAATTCAGCTACTCACGG ATCTTTGGCCCGGAGACCACACAACAGGATTTCTATGAGAGCACAATGAAGGAGATGGTGAGAGACGTGCTTCGTGGAGAGAGCCGTCTCCTCTACACATACGGCGTCACCAACTCTGGCAAGACCTACACCGTTCAGG GAGTGGGTCGAGAGGCAGGCCTCCTTCCCAGAGCCCTGGTGTCTGTGTTCAGGAAGCTGCAGGGCCGCCTCTACGGGGCCATGGACCTCAAGCCTGTCCTCTACCGGGAGGTACGCCAGCTGAACGCCGGTGAGGTCCGGGCTGAGGAGATCCGCAGAGACTCTCTGCTCAAAGAG GAGGGTGGCATGACTTCTCGGATGCGTGACGGCACCAGTACCTGGGACAGCGGCATCGGTGGACTCTCCATAACCAGCCACATCGCCACCCAGCTAGAAG ACTCAGACAACAGTGTGTTTCTGGAACCCGACAGCCTGTCCCACAGTGGAGGGGAGGACCTGGAGGAGGGAGTGCAGTTCTCTGTGTGGGTGGCCTTCTATGAGATCTACAACGAATTCCTGTACGACCTGCTGGAGGCTCCGCCCTCCCTGCAGCCCAAGAAGAGGGCCACTCTGCGGCTGAGTGACGACAAGCAGGGGAACCCTTACGtgaaag acctcacctgGGTGCAGGTCCGCAGTGCAGAGGAGGCTTGGAGAGTGCTCAGGGCTGGCCGGAGGAACCAGAGCTTTGCCAGCACTCACCTCAACCACAACTCCAGCCGCAGCCACAGCATCTTCTCCACCCGGATCCTGCACGTCCACCCAGAGGCTGACCAGGGCCAGGCCACACTCGTCAGCGA GCTGTCTGTCTGCGACCTGGCTGGCTCAGAGCGTTGTAAAGACCAGCGCAATGGGGAGCGGATGAAGGAGGCCAACAATATCAACACCTCCCTCCACACCCTGGGCCGCTGTATCGCTGCTCTGAGGCACAACCAGAACAACAA GCCTCGAGCCCCTCAGGTGGTGCCGTTCAGAGACTGTAAACTGACCCGAGTGCTCCAGGGCTTCTTCTGCGGCCACGGGCGCTCCAGTATGGTGGTCAACATCAACCCCTGTGCTTCGACCTACGACGAGACCCTCCAGGCCCTCAAGTTCTCTGCCATCGCCACACAG ctggtccaTGGGCCGCCGACTAAGACCCGGGTGGCCTACATCCTGTCCCTGCTGCGGGAGCCCCAGCCTCACTCCGATGACACCACTCTGATGGAGGACAACGAGGACAGTGATGGTGAAGAGGGGGACATCACCATGTTCGATTCAGAT GCTCTGCTGCGGGCCATCGAGGTGCTGAAGAGGGAGGTGCAGCGGCagcgggaggagaaggaggtgctGGAGGCCAACATCAGGGAGCAGGTGTTCTCTGAGATGATGGAGGTCATCTCTGGCATGGAGAAGGACTTCAGCCAGAccctagagacagagagggctctgttggaggagaggtttgagGACAAGATCAACAACCTTCAGAAAAGTCTCAAGAGATACTACAACCAGGAAATCGAG GAGCGTGATGAACAGATAGTGGCTCTGAATGCTGCCTTGGAGAAGGGAGGGGTAGCGCTAGCAGAGCCAGccccccttcccctcttcccACCCATGGCCCTGGGAGGAGTCTCGGAGGGGCCCGCCCCCCGTCGCTCCCAGCGCCTGGCCTCCACAACCACAGGAGAGCTGAGCAGAGTGCAGGCTGAGCTGCTGGAGAAAAAACAAG AGCTGAGGTGTTTCCAGGGGCAGCGCACACCACCAGAGCCCTCAGACGCCCTGACCAACACTGCCAACCGCAAGCTGGTGGAGGGCCAAAAG AACCTGCGTCAGTTGCGTCTGGACCTGCAGAAGCTGGGTTTGAACCTGCAGTCTGGAGAGAGGGCATGCTGCCGCAACACAGACGGGGAGAGGCTGCGCCATGCGCTCGCAGCTGCAGACGGCACGCTGGCCAAACAG GACCAGACCTTGGTGGAGCTGCAGAACGGCCTGCTGCTGGTCAAGGCTGACCTGAGGAGGAAGGCAGAGTGCCTGGCCCAGATGCAGATGCCCCCCTCTGCCTCTGCTACCCCCGGCTCCTGTAAGAAGAGGGGCTGTGGGGCAGGGGCAGCAGCAGGCAACACTGAGAACCAGCCCCCAGAGAAAAgacccttcttcctctcctttttcCCACAACGCACCCCGTCACGAAACAAACAGGGACGCCGTGAGGATCAAACCACACGCCACTCACGGATTCTGTGCTCCCACCTGACTCCTTCCTCTAGTCCCTGCCCCTCTGGCAGGTACAGGGTCACAAAGTGTTAA
- the LOC129869038 gene encoding kinesin-like protein KIF20A isoform X1, whose protein sequence is MARSITQQVVMALSMASPCGVLSNEEDGMAVFESTAADIGGRLNGVTLPELSIISPGLEHRPSIREKTLVKPGVARKGNGDEGSTDRVKVFLRIRPLTEGEKERGEEQGCVCVQDEESLMLKAPKDSQNMKCAERGVAQSVHKFSYSRIFGPETTQQDFYESTMKEMVRDVLRGESRLLYTYGVTNSGKTYTVQGVGREAGLLPRALVSVFRKLQGRLYGAMDLKPVLYREVRQLNAGEVRAEEIRRDSLLKEEGGMTSRMRDGTSTWDSGIGGLSITSHIATQLEDSDNSVFLEPDSLSHSGGEDLEEGVQFSVWVAFYEIYNEFLYDLLEAPPSLQPKKRATLRLSDDKQGNPYVKDLTWVQVRSAEEAWRVLRAGRRNQSFASTHLNHNSSRSHSIFSTRILHVHPEADQGQATLVSELSVCDLAGSERCKDQRNGERMKEANNINTSLHTLGRCIAALRHNQNNKPRAPQVVPFRDCKLTRVLQGFFCGHGRSSMVVNINPCASTYDETLQALKFSAIATQLVHGPPTKTRVAYILSLLREPQPHSDDTTLMEDNEDSDGEEGDITMFDSDALLRAIEVLKREVQRQREEKEVLEANIREQVFSEMMEVISGMEKDFSQTLETERALLEERFEDKINNLQKSLKRYYNQEIEERDEQIVALNAALEKGGVALAEPAPLPLFPPMALGGVSEGPAPRRSQRLASTTTGELSRVQAELLEKKQELRCFQGQRTPPEPSDALTNTANRKLVEGQKNLRQLRLDLQKLGLNLQSGERACCRNTDGERLRHALAAADGTLAKQDQTLVELQNGLLLVKADLRRKAECLAQMQMPPSASATPGSCKKRGCGAGAAAGNTENQPPEKRPFFLSFFPQRTPSRNKQGRREDQTTRHSRILCSHLTPSSSPCPSGRYRVTKC, encoded by the exons ATGGCTAGATCGA TCACCCAACAGGTTGTTATGGCATTATCTATGGCGTCTCCGTGTGGAGTCCTGTCTAACGAGGAAGATGGCATGGCTGTGTTTGAATCCACGGCAGCTGACATCGGAGGCCGACTGAACGGGGTCACTCTGCCTGAGCTCTCCATCATCTCCCCGGGGCTAGAACATCGGCCATCCATCAGAGAG AAAACGTTGGTGAAGCCTGGAGTGGCCAGAAAAGGCAACGGTGACGAGGGGAGCACTGACAGAGTGAAGGTGTTTCTGCGTATCCGCCCTCTGAccgagggagagaaggaaagaggagaggaacag ggctgtgtgtgtgtgcaagatgAAGAGAGCCTGATGCTCAAAGCCCCCAAAGACTCCCAGAACATGAAGTGTGCAGAGAGGGGAGTCGCCCAGAGCGTGCACAAATTCAGCTACTCACGG ATCTTTGGCCCGGAGACCACACAACAGGATTTCTATGAGAGCACAATGAAGGAGATGGTGAGAGACGTGCTTCGTGGAGAGAGCCGTCTCCTCTACACATACGGCGTCACCAACTCTGGCAAGACCTACACCGTTCAGG GAGTGGGTCGAGAGGCAGGCCTCCTTCCCAGAGCCCTGGTGTCTGTGTTCAGGAAGCTGCAGGGCCGCCTCTACGGGGCCATGGACCTCAAGCCTGTCCTCTACCGGGAGGTACGCCAGCTGAACGCCGGTGAGGTCCGGGCTGAGGAGATCCGCAGAGACTCTCTGCTCAAAGAG GAGGGTGGCATGACTTCTCGGATGCGTGACGGCACCAGTACCTGGGACAGCGGCATCGGTGGACTCTCCATAACCAGCCACATCGCCACCCAGCTAGAAG ACTCAGACAACAGTGTGTTTCTGGAACCCGACAGCCTGTCCCACAGTGGAGGGGAGGACCTGGAGGAGGGAGTGCAGTTCTCTGTGTGGGTGGCCTTCTATGAGATCTACAACGAATTCCTGTACGACCTGCTGGAGGCTCCGCCCTCCCTGCAGCCCAAGAAGAGGGCCACTCTGCGGCTGAGTGACGACAAGCAGGGGAACCCTTACGtgaaag acctcacctgGGTGCAGGTCCGCAGTGCAGAGGAGGCTTGGAGAGTGCTCAGGGCTGGCCGGAGGAACCAGAGCTTTGCCAGCACTCACCTCAACCACAACTCCAGCCGCAGCCACAGCATCTTCTCCACCCGGATCCTGCACGTCCACCCAGAGGCTGACCAGGGCCAGGCCACACTCGTCAGCGA GCTGTCTGTCTGCGACCTGGCTGGCTCAGAGCGTTGTAAAGACCAGCGCAATGGGGAGCGGATGAAGGAGGCCAACAATATCAACACCTCCCTCCACACCCTGGGCCGCTGTATCGCTGCTCTGAGGCACAACCAGAACAACAA GCCTCGAGCCCCTCAGGTGGTGCCGTTCAGAGACTGTAAACTGACCCGAGTGCTCCAGGGCTTCTTCTGCGGCCACGGGCGCTCCAGTATGGTGGTCAACATCAACCCCTGTGCTTCGACCTACGACGAGACCCTCCAGGCCCTCAAGTTCTCTGCCATCGCCACACAG ctggtccaTGGGCCGCCGACTAAGACCCGGGTGGCCTACATCCTGTCCCTGCTGCGGGAGCCCCAGCCTCACTCCGATGACACCACTCTGATGGAGGACAACGAGGACAGTGATGGTGAAGAGGGGGACATCACCATGTTCGATTCAGAT GCTCTGCTGCGGGCCATCGAGGTGCTGAAGAGGGAGGTGCAGCGGCagcgggaggagaaggaggtgctGGAGGCCAACATCAGGGAGCAGGTGTTCTCTGAGATGATGGAGGTCATCTCTGGCATGGAGAAGGACTTCAGCCAGAccctagagacagagagggctctgttggaggagaggtttgagGACAAGATCAACAACCTTCAGAAAAGTCTCAAGAGATACTACAACCAGGAAATCGAG GAGCGTGATGAACAGATAGTGGCTCTGAATGCTGCCTTGGAGAAGGGAGGGGTAGCGCTAGCAGAGCCAGccccccttcccctcttcccACCCATGGCCCTGGGAGGAGTCTCGGAGGGGCCCGCCCCCCGTCGCTCCCAGCGCCTGGCCTCCACAACCACAGGAGAGCTGAGCAGAGTGCAGGCTGAGCTGCTGGAGAAAAAACAAG AGCTGAGGTGTTTCCAGGGGCAGCGCACACCACCAGAGCCCTCAGACGCCCTGACCAACACTGCCAACCGCAAGCTGGTGGAGGGCCAAAAG AACCTGCGTCAGTTGCGTCTGGACCTGCAGAAGCTGGGTTTGAACCTGCAGTCTGGAGAGAGGGCATGCTGCCGCAACACAGACGGGGAGAGGCTGCGCCATGCGCTCGCAGCTGCAGACGGCACGCTGGCCAAACAG GACCAGACCTTGGTGGAGCTGCAGAACGGCCTGCTGCTGGTCAAGGCTGACCTGAGGAGGAAGGCAGAGTGCCTGGCCCAGATGCAGATGCCCCCCTCTGCCTCTGCTACCCCCGGCTCCTGTAAGAAGAGGGGCTGTGGGGCAGGGGCAGCAGCAGGCAACACTGAGAACCAGCCCCCAGAGAAAAgacccttcttcctctcctttttcCCACAACGCACCCCGTCACGAAACAAACAGGGACGCCGTGAGGATCAAACCACACGCCACTCACGGATTCTGTGCTCCCACCTGACTCCTTCCTCTAGTCCCTGCCCCTCTGGCAGGTACAGGGTCACAAAGTGTTAA